The genomic segment AGAGCGGCGCTGGGAAGAAGTGGAGGTCTACACCATCGAAGATTCTCTGCCTCTGGGGCATGGGGAAAAATCCGTCTACCTGGCCATGAAACATATCCAGCTGACGGGTGAAGAGGCCATGGCAATCCGATGGCATATGGGCGGCTACGACGATGCCGCGCGCGCCTATGCCGGGGGAATGGCGCAGTCCAATGCGTTTGACAAATACCCCATGGCGGCAGCCGTCGCCATCGCGGATATGTATGACACCTATATCATCGATAACCGCTAGCAAAAGCGCCTGGAAAACAGGCGCTTTTGTTTTTTATCAGGAGAAGGAGGCGCCCGCCGGCGGCCCTTTTTTATTTCACGCTTTTTTGCCAAAAGGCATATTGTAAAACAGCATAAAGTGAAAAAGAGGCTATGATGGAAAAGATACTCTCGCTCGATCAACTAAAACTTGGGCAAAGCGCCACGATAAAAAGCCTGGAGATAGAGGGAATAAAGCGAAGACGCCTGCAGGATCTTGGCTTTATCGAAGGAAGCGCCGTGCAGGCAGTTTATGCCAATCCTGCCGGAAATCCCAGAGCATATCTCATTCGCGGAACCATGCTCGCGCTGCGAAACGAGGATGCAAGGCAGATTATGATCAGCTTAAATCAGCAGATAGGAGGCTAGAACATGGGATTAACGCGCAGCTCTATGGGCAGCGCCCTTTTAAACGATGAATTTCAGATAGAAAAAAGAGGCCGGGTAGTGGCTCTGGCCGGCAACCCAAACGTCGGCAAAAGCACCGTGTTCAATGCGCTGACTGGCCTGAAGCAGCATACGGGAAACTGGCCGGGGAAGACAATAGAAAACGCGACTGGCTATTATGAATTTCGAGGAAAGAGCTATACGCTCGTCGATATCCCCGGTACATATTCACTGCTGGCAAACTCCAAAGAAGAGGAAATTGCCCGGGATTTCATCTGCTTTGGCGATCCGGATGTGAGCATCGTCGTCGCAGACGCCACTTGCCTGGAGCGGAACCTCAATCTCGTTCTGCAGACGCTGGAGATCACAGACCGCGTCGTAGTCTGCCTGAACCTGATGGATCAGGCAAACCGAAACGGCATACATATCGATACGAAGAAACTCTCTTCTCTTTTGGGCGTCCCGGTGGTGGAGACAACCGCCCGGGCAGGGAAGGGGCTGAAAACGCTGATGGAGACTGTGGAAGATGTCTGCGCAAACCCAGCGGCATTTAAGGGCTACCAGGTGCGCTACCATGCGCAAATTGAGCGCGCACTGGAGATTTTGCAGCCCAGCCTGGAAAAACTGCTGGGGCAGAAAATGAACGCCCGCTGGATGGCTCTGCGCCTTTTGGAGGGGGAAGAGGTTCTGCTATCCTCTGCGGAAAAAAAGCTCGGCTTTTCTCTTTCGGAGAACCCCGAAATTCAGTCCAGGCTGATGCAGGCAAAGGCAGTGCTGGGGGAGGAGAACTACCGCGACCGCCTGGTGTCGGATATTACGTCAGCTGCGGATTTTATCTATCACTCCTGCGTCCGGGCGGAAAACCGCGGGTACCACGAACGCGACGGCAGAATCGATAGAATCCTGACTTCCAAGCGCACGGGAATTCCCATCATGCTCCTGTTTTTAGCGGGAATTTTATGGCTGACCATCGAAGGAGCGAACTATCCTTCGCAGCTGCTCTCCAATTTGCTTTTTGGGCTGGAAGAAAAACTGCTGGCCTTGTTTGAGGCGATTCATGCGCCCGAGTGGCTCACAGGCGTGATGGTAACAGGTGTTTACCGCACTTTGGCATGGGTGGTTTCGGTGATGCTGCCGCCCATGGCGCTGTTTTTCCCGCTGTTTACCTTGCTGGAGGATTTTGGCTATCTGCCGCGCATCGCCTTTAACCTGGATCACTATTTTAAAAAGGCGCACGCACACGGCAAGCAGGCGCTCACTACCTGCATGGGGTTTGGATGCAATGCCTGCGGCGTCATGGGGTGCCGCATCATCGATTCGCCGAGAGAGCGTCTGATCGCGATTCTGACCAACTGCTTCGTGCCATGCAACGGCAGATTCCCGACGATCACCTCCATCATTGCGATGTTCTTCATCACCGGAGCGATGACCGGCGCGCTGGAATCACTCTATTCCACGCTCATTCTGATGGGCGTCATCCTGCTGGGTATTTTCCTGACGCTGCTCGTCTCGCGCCTGCTTTCCAAAACAGTTCTAAAGGGAATGCCTTCTTCCTTCGTTCTGGAACTGCCGCCCTACCGAAAGCCGCAGTTCGGAAAAGTGCTGGTCCGCTCCCTGTTCGATCGCACGCTGTTTGTGCTGGGGCGCGCCGTAACTGTCGCCATCCCTGCCGGGCTTATCATCTGGTGCATGGCAAATATCGATATCAACGGCATCAGCATTTTGAAATACTGCACAGATTTTCTCGATCCCTTTGGGCGGTTCTTTGGCATGGACGGCGTCATCATCATGGCATTTTTGCTGGGGCTGCCGGCAAACGAGATCGTCATCCCGATCATCGTCATGTGCTACCTTGGGACCGGAAGCCTTTCGGAGTTTGAAAACCTCCAGCAGCTGCGCGTTTTGCTCGTAGAAAACGGCTGGACTTGGCTGACCGCCGTCTGCACGCTCATCTTCACGCTGCTGCATTTCCCCTGCGGGACGACGCTGGCGACGATAAAAAAAGAAACCGGGAGCAAGAAATGGACTGTGCTTTCCTTCCTGCTCCCGACGGCTCTCGGGCTGGCTCTCTGCCTGGCGATTACGAGCATCGCGCGGCTCTTTCATCTGGTATAAAATTTTAATAGCATTTGGAACAAGGCTCTTTTCCCAGCAAAAGAGCCTTTTCTTTTGCGATAGCGCGAATCGTGCTGCTTCTGGCCAGAGCAGAGCACTCGCGCGTGCTGTGATATTTCCCGCCGGAAGGGGAGAGATAGACGATCTCCTCATCGCCAGAAACCGCCTCCGAAGGCCGCGGCGTTTGGGGGAGCGCAAACTGATATTTTGTGTTATTCTTATAGTGTGGCTGGCCGGCATCATAGAGAAGGAAGCCCACCGCAATGGAAAGCGTGCAGAATAAGATGAGGGCCAGCGCAATGAGATCTGAATGTGTGCGTTTCATAGCTCAACACTATCATATTCTCGGAGTGTTGTCGAGAAAAATGTAGAATCATATCAAAAAAAGGAGAAATTAGATGCAAACAAAACAGGGGTTGCTGCAGGAATATATCGATCAAAGCCGCTCTGCTGTATTTTTTGGCGGCGCCGGCGTTTCGACGGAGAGCGGCCTGCCGGATTTCCGCAGCACGGACGGGATCTATCAGATGAAATATCCCTATCCGCCCGAGCAAATTCTCTCCCATGAATTTTTCTTTGCGCACACAGAGGAGTTCTATCAGTTCTATCGGGAGAAGATAGCGATTCCTGACATTTTGCCCAATATCACCCATATCAAATTGGCGCAAATGCAGGCCGCCGGCAAGCTTTCCAGCATTATCACTCAAAATATCGATGGCCTGCACCAAGCCGCCGGCTCGCAAAACGTCTATGAACTGCATGGCAGCATTCATAGAAACCACTGCCTGCGCTGTAAAAGGGCATATGCTCTTGCTGATATTTTGGGACAAGAAGGCGTGCCGCGCTGTGCATGCGGGGGAATCATCAAGCCGGATGTCGTGCTCTATGGCGAAGAGCTGGAGAGCGAGACGCTGAGCGGCGCGGTTCATGCTATCTCCGGCGCAGATCTGCTCATAGTCGGCGGCACTTCGCTCAGCGTCTATCCTGCGGCTGGACTTCTGCGCTATTTTCAGGGCAGGCATTTGGTCCTAATCAACCAAACGGCCACGCCTATGGATGCCCGCGCCGACTTATGTTTTTCCTGCAAACTCGGGGAAATTTTCGGGAGGATTTCGCTATGAAAATTATCATCGCGCCGGACTCTTTTAAAGGATCGCTTTCCGGCCAGCAAGCCGCCGAGGCAATGCGCCAGGCCATCGGAAGGGTATTTCCCAAAGCCGAATGTGTCGTGCTTCCCATTTCGGATGGCGGGGAGGGGGCAGCCCAGGTATTGGCCTCTGCGCTTTCGGGAAGATTTTGCCAAAAGCAGGTCTGCGGCCCATATGAAAAGCGCGTGCAGGCTTCCTATTATCTCGCAGAATCCGGCCTTGGCATTGTGGAGCTGGCAGAGGCGGCCGGGCTGACTTTGGCTGCCCAGGAGGAGCGCTGCCCGCTTTACTCGACGACTTTCGGCGTGGGCGAGCTTCTACTGGATGCTGTCTCCAACGGTGCGGCCCAGCTTTGTCTGACGCTGGGCGGAAGCGCCACCAATGACGGCGGGGCTGGCATCGCAAAAGCGCTGGGCATTCGTCTGCTAAATGGGGAAGGCAAAGAGGTCGAGCCCAATTGTGCAGGGCTGGTGGAGCTTGCGCAGATCGACGCCGCTCCTATGCGGCCGGAATTTTGGGAAATTCCCATCCTCATCGCCTGCGATGTAACAAACCCGCTCTGCGGCCCGGAAGGCGCTTCGCATATCTATGGGCCGCAGAAGGGAGCGGATGCACGCATGGCAGAGCGGATGGATGCCATCTTGGTGCGCTATGAGAGGTTGCTCTCTGCCGCCTCGGGAAAACCGTCAATCGGGGCGCTTCCGGGCAGCGGGGCAGCCGGCGGCGCCGCGCTTCCGCTTCTGGCTTTCTGCAACGCAAAAATTGTCTCGGGAATTGATTTGGTGCTGGATACGCTGGAGTTTGAGCAGCATCTGCAAGGCGCTGACCTGGTGCTGACGGGCGAGGGAAAAATCGACAGCCAAACGAAATATGGAAAAGCAATCGAGGGGATCATATCGCGCGCTCAAAAAAAGCGTGTCCCCGTCTTGGCTTTTGCCGGCATCCTGGAAAAAGAGTTGGAAGCCAGCGGCCGGGATGTCCGCTATGTAGAGATAAACCCGCCTGGCCAGAGCAGGGAAGAGAGTATGCGCTCGGCATTCGAGAATTTGCAGGTAAGCTGCCAAAAAGCGCTGAAAGAGGTTGGAGCATAGCCAATTATCTGGTATAATGGTGAAAAAGAGAGAAGCGAGGATCTTATGGGAAAAGTTGCGTTGATTACCGGCGCCTCCCGCGGCATCGGGTGCCAAATGGCCCGGGATTTCGCGGCGCAGGGGTATGGCGTCGCCATTGGCTATCTGCGGCATGAGCAGGAGGCATTGGCATTGCAGGCAGAGCTTGGCCCCAGTGCACTGGCCGTGCAGGCAGATGTTTCGGATGCAAACGCCGTTGCCGAGATGGTGCAGAAGGTTTGCGCTCATTTCGGAAAGATCGACGTGCTCATCAATAATGCCGGGATCGCTTCATTTGGCCTTTTGACGGAAATTTCCGAGGAAGAGTGGCTGCGCCTGTTCGATGTCAACGTACACGGAGCATACCGCTGTATTCGGGAAGTTCTGCCCAAAATGATTTCCCGCGGGCGGGGCGTGATTATCAATATCTCCTCCATCTGGGGCGTAACTGGAGCTTCCTGCGAGGTATGCTATTCGGCGGCAAAGGCAGCGCTCATCGGGCTGACAAAGGCGCTGGCAAAAGAAGTTGGCCCTTCTGGAATTCGGGTAAACTGCATTGCCCCCGGCGTGATTGAGACGGATATGAACGCCCGCTTATCGGCCGCGGATCTGCATGCTCTGGCAGAGGAGACTCCGCTGGGCCGCATCGGAACGCCGGAAGATATTTCGGCCGCCGCTCTCTTTCTGGCTTCTTCCAAAGCCAGCTTTATTACGGGACAAGTTCTCGGGGCAAACGGCGGGCTTGTGATTTAAAAATAAAAAAGCAATATAATTTTTAAGAGGTGTGATATGCGCGATCGTTATGAAAATCCATTGACAAAACGGTATGCTTCGGCAGAGATGAGCTATCTGTTCTCGGATGAAAAGAAGTTTAAAACATGGCGGAAGCTTTGGATTGCTCTGGCAGAGGCAGAGCACGAGCTGGGCCTTCCCATCTCCCAGGAGCAGGTTGCGGAATTAAAGGCACACGCCGAAGATATCAACTATGAGGTGGCGGAAGAGCGGGAAAAGCAGGTGCGGCATGATGTCATGAGCCATGTCTATGCCTATGGCGTGCAGTGCCCGGGTGCAAAGGGAATCATTCATCTTGGAGCGACGAGCTGCTATGTCGGCGATAATGCAGATCTGATTGTTTTGCGGGAAGGGCTGGAGCTGGTCGAGAAAAAGCTCGCGGCGCTCATCCGCCAGCTCGCTCATTTTGCCATGGAATACCGGCAGATGCCCACGCTCGGCTTTACGCATTTCCAGCCCGCCCAGCTGACGACCGTCGGCAAGCGCGCGACGCTCTGGATTCAGGATCTCGTGATGGATCTGGAAGAGCTGCGGGAAGTCAAAAACAGCATTCGCCTAAGAGGTGTCAAAGGGACGACGGGCACTCAGGCCAGCTTCCTGACGCTCTTTGAGGGCGATCACGCCAAAGTCAAAGAGCTGGAGAAGTGCGTGGCGGAAAAAATGGGCTACCAAAGCGTCTATGCCGTAACCGGGCAGACCTATCCGCGCAAAGTGGACGCGCGGGTCGTCAATGTTTTGGCCAATATCGCCAGCAGCGCCTATAAATTCAGCAACGACCTGCGTCTGCTTCAGAACCTGAAAGAGATGGAGGAGCCCTTTGAATCCAAGCAGATTGGCTCTTCTGCCATGGCGTATAAGAGAAATCCCATGCGTTCCGAGCGAATGGGCTCCCTGGCGCGCTATGTCATCTCCCTGATGAACAGCCCGGAGATTACCGCTTCTACGCAGTGGTTTGAGCGCACGCTGGACGATTCGGCAAACAAGCGTCTGGTCATCCCGCAGGCTTTCCTCACGGTAGACGCGGTTTTAGCCCTTTATTTGAACATTACCTCCGGCATGGTGGTCTATCCGAAGGTCATCCACAAGCATATTATGGACGAACTGCCCTTTATGGCAACCGAAACCATCCTGATGGAGGCGGTAAAGCTGGGCGGGGATCGCCAGGAGCTGCATGAAAAAATCCGCACATACTCTATGGAGGCCGGGAAAAACGTCAAGGTAAACGGCGGGCAGAATAACCTCATCGAGCTCATCGAGGCGGATAAGAGCTTTGGGCTTTCCAGGGAGTATATCCATTCCATCCTCGATCCCAAAAACTTCATCGGCCGGGCGGATAAGCAGGTGGAAGATTTCTGCGACGAAGTCGTCGTCCCAGCGTTAAAGGGCTATGAAGATTTGAATGTGCAGGCGGAGATCAACGTCTGATGAGTGCTTATCCCTGCCTGGAATTTGATTTACCAAAGCTGCGGCACAATCTGCTTGAGCTTTCAAAGCGGTGCAATGCGGCTGGCATCCGGCTGGCCGGCGCCGTAAAAGGAGTGCAGTCGCAGCCAACGCTGGTGCGGGAATACCTGCCGTATTGCGATCAGCTGGCGCTCTCCAGGCTGAGCCAGGCGAAAATGCTCAGGCAGGCCGGGATTACCGCCGATTTTCTCATGCTGCGGCTGCCTATGCCCAGCGAGATCCCCGATCTCGTCGCGCTGGCGCAGTATAGCCTGAACAGCCAGTTTCGCGTTATTCAGCAAATAGAAGAGGAATGTGCACGGCAAAACAAGCGGCATAAGGTCATCCTCATGGCAGATGAGGGGGATCTGCGCGAAGGATACTGGGATAAATCCCAGCTCACCCAGGACGCTGTCCGCATTGAGCGGCAGATGCACGCCGTCTCCCTGGCCGGCGTCGGCGTCAATCTTGGATGCTATGGCTCGGTTCTGCCTTCCAGGGAAAATTTAGGAGATCTGGTGCAGATAGCCCGCGAAATCGAGCAGCGCATCGGCCGGAAGCTGGAAATCGTCTCTGGCGGCGCCACCACTTCTCTGCATCTGATGCTGACCGGCGCAATGCCCGAGGGG from the Christensenellaceae bacterium 44-20 genome contains:
- a CDS encoding SDR family oxidoreductase, encoding MGKVALITGASRGIGCQMARDFAAQGYGVAIGYLRHEQEALALQAELGPSALAVQADVSDANAVAEMVQKVCAHFGKIDVLINNAGIASFGLLTEISEEEWLRLFDVNVHGAYRCIREVLPKMISRGRGVIINISSIWGVTGASCEVCYSAAKAALIGLTKALAKEVGPSGIRVNCIAPGVIETDMNARLSAADLHALAEETPLGRIGTPEDISAAALFLASSKASFITGQVLGANGGLVI
- a CDS encoding alanine racemase, which encodes MSAYPCLEFDLPKLRHNLLELSKRCNAAGIRLAGAVKGVQSQPTLVREYLPYCDQLALSRLSQAKMLRQAGITADFLMLRLPMPSEIPDLVALAQYSLNSQFRVIQQIEEECARQNKRHKVILMADEGDLREGYWDKSQLTQDAVRIERQMHAVSLAGVGVNLGCYGSVLPSRENLGDLVQIAREIEQRIGRKLEIVSGGATTSLHLMLTGAMPEGINHLRVGEAIMNARDLHDRRGMNTDFLDPHVVTLKAEVVEVFSKPSHPVGEIDLDAFGHKRAYLDRGIRRRALLALGRQDLGYLEDLRPRLPGIQILGGSSDHLILDIEDSQEEWYPGKIVCFDLDYGTLMFATNSSDVSIRYLE
- a CDS encoding NAD-dependent protein deacylase codes for the protein MQTKQGLLQEYIDQSRSAVFFGGAGVSTESGLPDFRSTDGIYQMKYPYPPEQILSHEFFFAHTEEFYQFYREKIAIPDILPNITHIKLAQMQAAGKLSSIITQNIDGLHQAAGSQNVYELHGSIHRNHCLRCKRAYALADILGQEGVPRCACGGIIKPDVVLYGEELESETLSGAVHAISGADLLIVGGTSLSVYPAAGLLRYFQGRHLVLINQTATPMDARADLCFSCKLGEIFGRISL
- a CDS encoding FeoA family protein produces the protein MMEKILSLDQLKLGQSATIKSLEIEGIKRRRLQDLGFIEGSAVQAVYANPAGNPRAYLIRGTMLALRNEDARQIMISLNQQIGG
- the purB gene encoding adenylosuccinate lyase — encoded protein: MRDRYENPLTKRYASAEMSYLFSDEKKFKTWRKLWIALAEAEHELGLPISQEQVAELKAHAEDINYEVAEEREKQVRHDVMSHVYAYGVQCPGAKGIIHLGATSCYVGDNADLIVLREGLELVEKKLAALIRQLAHFAMEYRQMPTLGFTHFQPAQLTTVGKRATLWIQDLVMDLEELREVKNSIRLRGVKGTTGTQASFLTLFEGDHAKVKELEKCVAEKMGYQSVYAVTGQTYPRKVDARVVNVLANIASSAYKFSNDLRLLQNLKEMEEPFESKQIGSSAMAYKRNPMRSERMGSLARYVISLMNSPEITASTQWFERTLDDSANKRLVIPQAFLTVDAVLALYLNITSGMVVYPKVIHKHIMDELPFMATETILMEAVKLGGDRQELHEKIRTYSMEAGKNVKVNGGQNNLIELIEADKSFGLSREYIHSILDPKNFIGRADKQVEDFCDEVVVPALKGYEDLNVQAEINV
- the feoB gene encoding ferrous iron transport protein B, with product MGLTRSSMGSALLNDEFQIEKRGRVVALAGNPNVGKSTVFNALTGLKQHTGNWPGKTIENATGYYEFRGKSYTLVDIPGTYSLLANSKEEEIARDFICFGDPDVSIVVADATCLERNLNLVLQTLEITDRVVVCLNLMDQANRNGIHIDTKKLSSLLGVPVVETTARAGKGLKTLMETVEDVCANPAAFKGYQVRYHAQIERALEILQPSLEKLLGQKMNARWMALRLLEGEEVLLSSAEKKLGFSLSENPEIQSRLMQAKAVLGEENYRDRLVSDITSAADFIYHSCVRAENRGYHERDGRIDRILTSKRTGIPIMLLFLAGILWLTIEGANYPSQLLSNLLFGLEEKLLALFEAIHAPEWLTGVMVTGVYRTLAWVVSVMLPPMALFFPLFTLLEDFGYLPRIAFNLDHYFKKAHAHGKQALTTCMGFGCNACGVMGCRIIDSPRERLIAILTNCFVPCNGRFPTITSIIAMFFITGAMTGALESLYSTLILMGVILLGIFLTLLVSRLLSKTVLKGMPSSFVLELPPYRKPQFGKVLVRSLFDRTLFVLGRAVTVAIPAGLIIWCMANIDINGISILKYCTDFLDPFGRFFGMDGVIIMAFLLGLPANEIVIPIIVMCYLGTGSLSEFENLQQLRVLLVENGWTWLTAVCTLIFTLLHFPCGTTLATIKKETGSKKWTVLSFLLPTALGLALCLAITSIARLFHLV
- a CDS encoding glycerate kinase, encoding MKIIIAPDSFKGSLSGQQAAEAMRQAIGRVFPKAECVVLPISDGGEGAAQVLASALSGRFCQKQVCGPYEKRVQASYYLAESGLGIVELAEAAGLTLAAQEERCPLYSTTFGVGELLLDAVSNGAAQLCLTLGGSATNDGGAGIAKALGIRLLNGEGKEVEPNCAGLVELAQIDAAPMRPEFWEIPILIACDVTNPLCGPEGASHIYGPQKGADARMAERMDAILVRYERLLSAASGKPSIGALPGSGAAGGAALPLLAFCNAKIVSGIDLVLDTLEFEQHLQGADLVLTGEGKIDSQTKYGKAIEGIISRAQKKRVPVLAFAGILEKELEASGRDVRYVEINPPGQSREESMRSAFENLQVSCQKALKEVGA